One window of the Shimwellia blattae DSM 4481 = NBRC 105725 genome contains the following:
- the kdpE gene encoding two-component system response regulator KdpE, whose amino-acid sequence MTSILIVEDEKAIVRFLRTALESDGLRVYDADTLQRGLTEAATRQPALTILDLGLPDGDGIDFIREVRQWSPMPVIVLSARSDEQDKIAALDAGADDYLSKPFGIGELQARVRVALRRQATGVAGPTFSFGDIQVDLAAHRITRGEADIHLTPIEFRLLAVLLNNAGKVLTQRQLLNQVWGPNAVEHSHYLRIYMGHLRQKLEQDPARPRHLLTETGIGYRFML is encoded by the coding sequence GTGACCAGCATACTGATTGTTGAAGATGAAAAAGCCATTGTCCGTTTCCTGCGTACCGCGCTGGAGAGCGACGGGCTGCGCGTCTATGACGCCGACACCCTGCAACGGGGGCTGACGGAAGCGGCCACCCGCCAGCCAGCCCTGACCATTCTTGACCTCGGCCTGCCGGACGGCGACGGTATCGATTTTATCCGCGAGGTGCGCCAGTGGTCCCCGATGCCGGTGATTGTGCTCTCTGCCCGCAGCGACGAGCAGGATAAAATTGCCGCCCTGGATGCCGGGGCAGACGACTACCTCAGTAAGCCGTTTGGGATTGGTGAGCTCCAGGCCCGGGTGCGTGTGGCCCTGCGCCGCCAGGCCACCGGCGTTGCCGGACCCACCTTCAGCTTTGGGGATATTCAGGTTGATCTCGCCGCCCACCGTATCACCCGGGGAGAGGCCGATATCCACCTGACCCCGATTGAGTTTCGCCTGCTGGCAGTGCTGCTTAATAACGCCGGAAAAGTGCTGACCCAGCGCCAGTTACTCAACCAGGTCTGGGGGCCAAACGCCGTTGAGCACAGCCACTATTTGCGTATTTATATGGGCCACCTGCGCCAGAAACTGGAGCAGGATCCGGCCCGCCCGCGCCACCTGCTGACAGAAACCGGCATCGGCTATCGTTTTATGCTCTGA
- the ybfF gene encoding esterase produces MKLHARVQSAQQTQQNLPVVLIHGLFGSLDNLGVLARDLVNDHTVMQVDLRNHGLSPRSPDMHWAALAGDILDTMDSAGFERAILIGHSMGGKTAMATTALAPERIDKLVAIDISPVDYHLRRHDDIFAAIRAVSAAGVTTRHDAAAIMREHIKEEGVIQFILKSFVQGEWRFNVPVLWDAYASIVGWDDVPAWPHPAMFICGGDSPYVKPEYRPAILRQFPQAQAHVIAGTGHWVHAEKPDAVLRVIRQFLAAGQESA; encoded by the coding sequence ATGAAATTACACGCCCGGGTGCAAAGCGCACAACAAACACAGCAGAATTTACCCGTTGTCCTGATCCACGGCCTGTTTGGCAGCCTGGATAACTTAGGGGTGCTGGCGCGGGACCTGGTTAACGATCATACCGTGATGCAGGTGGATTTACGCAACCACGGCCTGTCGCCGCGCAGCCCGGATATGCACTGGGCCGCGCTGGCCGGGGATATTCTCGACACCATGGACAGTGCCGGGTTTGAGCGGGCCATTCTGATAGGCCACTCCATGGGGGGGAAAACCGCCATGGCCACCACTGCACTGGCGCCTGAGCGCATTGATAAGCTGGTCGCGATTGATATTTCACCGGTGGATTATCATCTGCGCCGTCACGACGATATTTTCGCCGCTATCCGGGCGGTGAGTGCCGCAGGCGTGACCACCCGCCACGATGCGGCGGCGATCATGCGTGAGCATATAAAAGAAGAAGGCGTTATCCAGTTTATTCTCAAGTCCTTTGTCCAGGGCGAGTGGCGCTTTAATGTGCCGGTGCTGTGGGACGCGTATGCCAGTATCGTCGGCTGGGACGATGTGCCCGCCTGGCCACACCCGGCCATGTTTATCTGCGGTGGCGACTCGCCCTATGTAAAACCCGAGTACCGCCCGGCTATTTTACGCCAGTTCCCCCAGGCTCAGGCCCACGTGATAGCCGGTACAGGCCACTGGGTTCATGCTGAAAAACCCGACGCGGTGCTGCGGGTGATCCGCCAGTTTCTCGCCGCCGGGCAGGAATCCGCCTAA
- the seqA gene encoding replication initiation negative regulator SeqA encodes MKTIEVDDELYRYIASHTLHIGESASDILRRMLKIATAQTASGSQAPVKSATAAAPAAPAVAEKPANNARGRVRAMRELLLSDEYAEQKKAVNRFLLILTTLYSLDESAFGAATESLHGRTRVYFASDAQTLLKSGNQTKPKQVPATPYWVITNTNTGRKCAMVEHIMQSMQFPAELIEKVCGTI; translated from the coding sequence ATGAAAACGATTGAAGTTGATGACGAGCTGTATCGCTATATTGCCAGCCACACTCTGCACATTGGCGAGAGCGCGTCCGACATTTTACGGCGAATGCTGAAAATCGCTACTGCACAGACCGCATCTGGCAGCCAGGCCCCTGTAAAATCCGCCACCGCAGCAGCACCTGCTGCGCCTGCTGTGGCAGAAAAACCGGCGAACAACGCCCGGGGCCGCGTGCGCGCGATGCGGGAACTGCTACTCTCTGATGAGTACGCAGAGCAGAAAAAAGCGGTTAATCGTTTCTTATTAATTCTGACGACCCTCTACTCACTGGATGAGAGCGCCTTTGGCGCCGCAACGGAATCATTGCATGGTCGGACACGCGTATACTTCGCCTCTGACGCGCAAACGTTGTTGAAAAGTGGTAACCAGACCAAACCTAAACAGGTCCCGGCTACCCCGTACTGGGTAATTACGAACACCAATACTGGCCGCAAATGCGCGATGGTAGAACACATCATGCAATCGATGCAGTTCCCGGCGGAGCTTATCGAAAAAGTCTGCGGCACTATCTGA
- the pgm gene encoding phosphoglucomutase (alpha-D-glucose-1,6-bisphosphate-dependent) → MANHPRAGLPAQQSDLINVAQLTAQYYVLAPDIANPEHAVKFGTSGHRGSAARHSFNEPHILAIAQAIAENRAKNGITGPCYVGKDTHALSEPAFISVLEVLAANGVDVIVQQDNGFTPTPAVSNAILVHNQKAGPQADGIVITPSHNPPEDGGIKYNPPNGGPADTNVTKVIEERANALLADGLKGVKRLPLAQALASGHVKEVDLVQPYIEGLADIVDMKAIQKAGLKLGVDPLGGSGIEYWKRIAEFYKLDLTIVNDQVDQTFRFMHLDKDGAIRMDCSSECAMAGLLALRDKFDLAFANDPDYDRHGIVTPAGLMNPNHYLAVAINYLFRHRPQWGSDVAVGKTLVSSAMIDRVVNDLGRKLVEVPVGFKWFVDGLFDGSFGFGGEESAGASFLRFNGTPWSTDKDGIIMCLLAAEITAVTGKNPQQHYDELAARFGAPSYNRLQASATSAQKAALSKLSPEMVSASTLAGDPITARLTAAPGNGASIGGLKVMTDNGWFAARPSGTEDAYKIYCESFLGDEHRKQIEKEAVEIVSEVLKNAR, encoded by the coding sequence ATGGCTAACCATCCTCGTGCCGGTCTTCCGGCGCAGCAGAGCGACCTGATTAACGTCGCTCAACTGACCGCTCAGTATTATGTACTGGCCCCCGATATTGCTAACCCGGAGCATGCGGTAAAATTTGGCACCTCCGGGCACCGCGGCAGCGCAGCGCGCCACAGCTTTAATGAGCCGCATATTCTGGCTATTGCCCAGGCAATTGCTGAGAACCGCGCGAAGAACGGCATTACCGGCCCGTGCTATGTGGGAAAGGATACTCACGCACTCTCTGAACCGGCCTTCATTTCCGTACTGGAAGTGTTGGCGGCCAACGGTGTGGATGTGATAGTCCAGCAGGATAACGGCTTTACGCCGACCCCTGCCGTATCAAACGCGATTCTGGTTCACAACCAGAAAGCGGGCCCGCAGGCGGACGGTATCGTCATTACCCCGTCCCATAACCCGCCGGAAGATGGCGGTATCAAATACAACCCGCCAAACGGTGGGCCTGCGGATACCAACGTTACCAAAGTTATCGAAGAGCGCGCGAATGCGCTGCTGGCCGATGGTCTCAAGGGCGTGAAACGCCTGCCGCTGGCCCAGGCCCTGGCCAGTGGTCACGTAAAAGAAGTGGATCTGGTACAGCCGTATATCGAAGGTCTGGCGGATATTGTGGATATGAAAGCTATCCAGAAAGCCGGGCTGAAACTGGGTGTCGATCCGTTAGGCGGCTCCGGTATTGAATACTGGAAACGCATTGCTGAGTTCTACAAGCTGGATCTGACCATCGTAAACGATCAGGTTGATCAGACCTTCCGCTTTATGCACCTGGACAAAGACGGGGCTATCCGCATGGACTGCTCTTCCGAGTGCGCCATGGCGGGCCTGCTGGCGCTGCGCGACAAGTTCGATCTGGCCTTCGCCAATGACCCGGACTACGACCGTCACGGTATCGTCACCCCGGCGGGGCTGATGAACCCGAACCACTACCTGGCGGTGGCGATCAACTATCTGTTCCGGCATCGTCCTCAGTGGGGCAGTGATGTTGCCGTGGGCAAAACCCTGGTCTCTTCTGCGATGATTGACCGGGTAGTTAACGACCTGGGCCGTAAGCTGGTTGAAGTGCCGGTGGGCTTTAAATGGTTTGTGGACGGCCTGTTCGACGGCAGCTTCGGTTTCGGTGGTGAAGAGAGCGCCGGGGCATCCTTCCTGCGCTTTAATGGCACCCCGTGGTCTACCGATAAAGACGGCATCATCATGTGCCTGCTGGCGGCGGAGATTACTGCCGTGACCGGTAAGAACCCGCAGCAGCATTACGACGAGCTGGCCGCGCGTTTCGGTGCGCCGAGCTACAACCGTTTACAGGCATCTGCCACCTCTGCACAGAAAGCGGCGCTGTCTAAGCTCTCCCCGGAGATGGTCAGCGCCAGCACCCTGGCCGGTGACCCGATCACCGCACGCCTGACGGCGGCCCCGGGTAACGGTGCCTCTATCGGCGGCCTGAAAGTGATGACCGACAACGGCTGGTTTGCCGCCCGTCCGTCAGGCACGGAAGACGCGTACAAGATTTACTGCGAGAGCTTCCTCGGTGATGAGCACCGTAAGCAGATCGAAAAAGAAGCGGTTGAGATTGTCAGCGAAGTGCTGAAAAACGCCAGATAA
- the kdpD gene encoding two-component system sensor histidine kinase KdpD produces MTGEPDRPDPDQLLHQLSRPPRGKLKIFFGACAGVGKTYAMLQEARRLHQQGLNILVGVVETHGRQETAALLASLPLLPPRRLLHRGRRIGEFDLDGALSRNPALVLVDELAHSNAPGSRHPKRWQDVEELLAAGIDVFTTVNVQHLESLNDVVGGVTGVQVRETVPDPIFDAADEVVLVDLPPDDLRQRLHEGKVYISGQAERAIEHFFRKGNLIALRELALRRTADRVDEQMRAWRAERGREKVWHTRDAILLCIGHTGDNDKLVRTAARLAGKLGSDWHAVFVETPRLHQLPPAQRRRILNALRLAQELGAQTATLSDPSEEKALVRYARDHNLGKMITGRRTLHRWWPRPPFADRLARLAPDLDIMVVAVDEKAPADPRKTPDNRPFGEKWRVQIQGCLVAVALCALITLFARQFMMGFDAANLVMIYLLGVVVVALFYGRWPSVLATVINVLSFDLFFIAPHGTLAVSDVQYLLTFSVMLVVGLTIGNLTAGVRYQARIARYREQRTRHLYEMSRALATTRSVRDIAATSEHFLGNSFRARCQVLTPDEHGKLTALTAPDSDPFWDDAIARWSFDKGLPAGAGTDTLPGMPWRVLPLSTPSQTLGLVVIEPENLRQLMVPEQQRLLETFTLLCATALERQLLATSEEQARIASEREQIRNALLSALSHDLRTPLTVLFGQAEILTLDLACAGSPHARQASEIREYILNTTRLVNNLLDMARIQSGGFNLHKEWLTLEEVVGSALKTLEPLAAGHPVTLDIPDPLALIQVDGPLFERVLINLLENAIKYAGPGAHISLHARCPQAMLEVDIRDNGPGIPSGQEQTIFDKFARGSKESAIPGVGLGLAICRAIMDVHGGTITAENAPEGGAVFHLRVPQPPAPELDENEVM; encoded by the coding sequence ATGACAGGGGAACCCGATCGCCCGGATCCGGACCAGCTGCTACACCAGCTCAGCCGCCCGCCCCGGGGAAAGCTGAAGATCTTTTTTGGCGCCTGTGCCGGGGTGGGGAAAACCTACGCCATGCTCCAGGAGGCCCGGCGCCTGCATCAGCAGGGGCTGAATATTCTGGTGGGGGTGGTGGAAACCCACGGCCGCCAGGAGACCGCCGCCCTGTTAGCCAGCCTGCCATTGTTGCCCCCGCGGCGGCTCCTCCACCGGGGGCGCCGCATTGGCGAGTTCGATCTGGATGGCGCCCTCTCCCGTAACCCGGCGCTGGTGCTGGTTGATGAGCTGGCCCACAGTAACGCCCCGGGCTCCCGGCACCCGAAGCGCTGGCAGGATGTGGAGGAGCTACTGGCGGCGGGGATCGACGTGTTCACCACCGTTAACGTACAGCATCTGGAGAGCCTTAATGACGTGGTGGGCGGCGTGACCGGCGTACAGGTGCGGGAAACCGTGCCGGACCCGATCTTCGACGCCGCCGATGAAGTTGTGCTGGTGGATCTGCCCCCGGACGATCTGCGCCAGCGCCTGCACGAGGGCAAGGTCTATATCTCCGGCCAGGCCGAGCGGGCCATTGAGCACTTTTTCCGCAAGGGCAACCTGATCGCCCTGCGCGAACTGGCGCTGCGGCGCACCGCCGACCGGGTTGATGAGCAAATGCGCGCCTGGCGGGCTGAGCGCGGGCGGGAAAAGGTCTGGCACACCCGGGACGCCATCCTGCTCTGTATTGGCCACACCGGCGATAACGACAAGCTGGTGCGCACCGCCGCCCGGCTGGCCGGGAAACTGGGCAGCGACTGGCACGCAGTCTTTGTGGAGACCCCGCGCTTGCATCAGCTCCCCCCGGCACAGCGGCGGCGCATTCTCAACGCCCTGAGACTGGCCCAGGAGCTGGGGGCCCAGACCGCAACCCTCTCAGATCCCAGCGAGGAAAAGGCGCTGGTGCGCTATGCCCGGGACCACAACCTCGGCAAAATGATTACTGGCCGCCGCACCCTGCACCGCTGGTGGCCGCGCCCCCCGTTTGCCGATCGCCTGGCCCGGCTGGCGCCGGATCTGGACATTATGGTGGTGGCCGTTGACGAAAAAGCCCCCGCAGACCCCCGTAAAACGCCGGATAACCGTCCGTTTGGCGAAAAATGGCGGGTACAGATCCAGGGGTGCCTGGTGGCTGTGGCCCTGTGCGCCCTGATTACGCTGTTCGCCCGCCAGTTTATGATGGGGTTTGACGCCGCCAACCTGGTGATGATCTACCTGCTGGGGGTGGTGGTAGTGGCCCTGTTTTACGGGCGCTGGCCTTCGGTGCTGGCAACCGTGATTAACGTGCTGAGTTTCGATCTGTTCTTTATTGCCCCCCACGGCACCCTCGCCGTGTCGGATGTCCAGTACCTGCTGACATTCAGCGTGATGCTGGTGGTGGGGCTGACCATCGGTAATCTGACTGCCGGGGTGCGCTACCAGGCGCGCATCGCCCGCTACCGGGAGCAGCGCACCCGCCACCTGTATGAAATGTCCCGGGCCCTGGCCACCACCCGCTCAGTGCGGGATATTGCCGCCACCAGCGAGCACTTTCTCGGTAACAGTTTCCGGGCCCGCTGCCAGGTGCTGACCCCGGACGAGCACGGCAAACTCACCGCCCTGACCGCCCCGGACAGCGACCCCTTCTGGGATGATGCCATTGCCCGCTGGAGCTTTGATAAAGGCCTGCCGGCCGGGGCCGGAACCGACACCCTGCCGGGGATGCCCTGGCGGGTTCTTCCCCTGAGCACCCCCAGCCAGACCCTGGGCCTGGTGGTGATTGAGCCGGAGAATCTGCGCCAGCTCATGGTGCCCGAACAGCAGCGCCTGCTGGAGACCTTCACCCTGCTGTGCGCCACCGCCCTGGAGCGCCAGCTGCTGGCCACCAGCGAAGAGCAGGCACGGATCGCCAGCGAGCGGGAGCAGATTCGTAATGCCCTGCTTTCGGCCCTCTCCCACGATCTGCGCACCCCGCTTACGGTGCTGTTCGGCCAGGCCGAGATCCTGACCCTGGACCTGGCCTGTGCCGGCTCACCCCACGCCCGGCAGGCCAGCGAAATTCGCGAATATATTCTCAACACCACCCGGCTGGTGAATAACCTGCTGGATATGGCGCGCATCCAGTCCGGGGGGTTTAACCTGCATAAAGAGTGGCTGACCCTTGAAGAGGTGGTCGGCAGCGCCCTGAAAACCCTGGAGCCGCTGGCGGCCGGGCACCCCGTCACCCTGGATATTCCCGACCCGCTCGCCCTGATCCAGGTCGACGGCCCGCTGTTTGAACGGGTGCTGATCAACCTGCTGGAGAACGCCATCAAATATGCCGGACCCGGCGCACACATTAGCCTTCACGCCCGCTGCCCGCAGGCTATGCTGGAAGTGGACATCCGCGATAACGGCCCCGGAATCCCCTCCGGGCAGGAGCAGACTATTTTTGATAAGTTCGCCCGCGGCAGTAAGGAGTCCGCCATCCCGGGCGTGGGGCTTGGCCTGGCCATTTGCCGGGCGATAATGGATGTGCACGGCGGTACAATTACCGCAGAGAACGCCCCCGAAGGCGGGGCGGTCTTTCATCTCCGGGTGCCCCAGCCCCCGGCCCCGGAACTGGATGAAAATGAGGTTATGTGA
- a CDS encoding EamA family transporter: MSAWLLYALLSAASAALVAICGKIGLQHLDANTATAVRAVVMALFLVGVVVVQGKVSLVSQVLADRKALLWIVCSGVAGALSWLFYFMAIKAGPVSRVAPIDKLSVVFSVVLAVILFGERLSLVAGAGVALIAAGALLVALG; the protein is encoded by the coding sequence ATGAGCGCCTGGCTACTCTATGCGCTGCTCTCTGCCGCCAGTGCGGCACTGGTGGCGATTTGCGGCAAAATCGGGCTTCAGCATCTGGATGCCAACACCGCCACGGCTGTGCGCGCGGTGGTGATGGCCCTGTTTCTGGTGGGTGTGGTGGTGGTCCAGGGGAAGGTCAGCCTGGTAAGCCAGGTCCTTGCGGATCGCAAGGCGCTGCTGTGGATTGTCTGTAGCGGGGTCGCCGGGGCGCTTTCCTGGCTGTTCTACTTTATGGCGATTAAAGCGGGGCCGGTCTCCCGGGTGGCCCCCATCGACAAGCTGAGCGTGGTGTTTTCCGTGGTGCTGGCGGTTATTTTGTTCGGGGAGAGGCTCTCCCTGGTGGCCGGGGCGGGTGTGGCGCTGATTGCCGCGGGTGCCCTGCTGGTCGCACTGGGCTGA